CCACCTGGCCATGGCCTCCTCCGACGACTTCCTGCAGTGCGTGCGGGACAAGATCCCCGGCGAGCTGGTGTACACGCAGTGCTCCAGCAGCTTCTCCGGCGTGCTGGTGAACTACATCAAGAACGCCAAGTTCGTCAACACCACGGCCAAGCCGCTGTGCATCGTGACGCCCACCGACGCGTCGCACGTGCAGGCCGCCATCCGGTGCGGCCGCGGCCACGGCGTGCGCCTCCGCGTGCGCAGCGGCGGCCACGACTACGAGGGCCTGTCGTACCGGTCGGCGCGGCAGGAGGTGTTCGGCCTGCTCGACCTCGCGGCGCTCCGTGCCGTCAGCGTCGACGAGGCGGCGTCCACGGCGTGGGTCGAGTCCGGCGCCACCATCGGGGAGCTCTACTACGCCGTCGCCAAGAACAACCCCCGCCTCGCGTTCCCGTCCGGCGAGTGCCCCACCATCGGCGTGGGAGGGCACTTCAGCGGTGGAGGGATCGGGATGATGATGCGCAAGTACGGGCTGTCCATCGACAGGGTGGTGGACGCCAAGCTGGTGAACGCCAACGGGGAGCTCCTCGACCGGGCCGGCATGGGGGAGGACCTGTTCTGGGccatccgcggcggcggcggcggcaacttcGGCGTGGTGCTGTCGTGGAAGGTGCAGCTCGTTCCCGTCCCGGCCACGGTGACGGTGTTCAACATCGCCAAGACGCTGGAGCAGGGCGCCGTCGACATCCTCACGAGATGGCAGGACGTGGCGCCGGCGCTCCCCAGCGAGCTCACGATCACGGTGATGGTGACGGGGCAGCAGGCCGTGTTCCGTGCGCTGTACCTGGGCGAGTGCGGGTCGCTGGCCTCGACGATGCGCGACCGCTTCCCGGAGCTGAACATGACGAGCGCCGACTGCCAGCCCATGACGTGGCTGCAGTCGGCGGCGCTGTCCTTCTTCAGCTTCACCAACAGCAAGCCGGTGGAGGACGTGCTCCTGCCGAGACCGGCCAGCCCGAGCACCTTCAGCAAGGGCAAGTCGGACTACGTCCGGCAGGCCATCCCCAAGGCGGTGTGGAAGGAGGTCTACGCCAGCTGGTTCACGATGAAGGGCGCCGGGGTGATCGTGCTGGAGCCGCACGGCGGGTACATGTGCGGCGTGCCCGAGGACGCCACGCCCTACCCGCACCGGCGCGGGGTGCTGTACGTGATCCAGTACATCGCGTACTGGATGAGCGCGGACGGCGAGCCGGCGGCGACGAGCTGGCTGGACGGGTTCTACGGGTTCATGGCGCACCACGTGACGAAGCACCCGCGGGAGGCGTACGTCAACTTCCGGGACCTGGACATCGGGCAGAACGCGCTGGAGGAGGAGGACGGCTTGGGCGCCGCCGAGAACGCCCGCTTCTGGGGCCAGCGCTACTTCCTGGGCAACTACGAGAAGCTCGCCAAGGTGAAGGCCGCCGTCGATCCCACCAACTTCTTCCGGAACGAGCAGAGCATCCCGCCCATGCGCAACCAGCCACGCGAGTGAGCACTGAGCAGAGCAGGGTTGCACGCCAAGGCAAGGCATCCATCGGATCATCAACAAACTAAATCATTCATGGTCTTCGATGGTTTACTTTGCTGCGTAAAGAATACTGCTGCTGTCAGTTGTATTGGATTGGATCCTTGGTGACGACTACTGGTTCAGACGGTTTACTTTCCTGGTTAAGAAGTGTCGGTTGTATTTTTTATCCTTGTTCTCATGTCTAGttgtctactagtactactacagttGAGACAGTGTGCTTTCCTGGAAAAACAAGTGTCGGTGAGGGTGTGATGCTTCTTGAGATGTTTTAATGGCCATTCATGGCGTGTAGCGTGCTTATGTTATTGTTCATTAATTGCACTACTAATTGTGTGGTCTTTTAATATTCGACCGACCACTCGACTTTCTATTTCTATCTTTACTTTAATAGTTTGAACACTGGAGGGTCCCGAAGGAGCATAGGTTtcattaggccctgtttggttcataagttctAAAACTTTttttaggctagccatagtgggggtaacttaggtagtaacttaacacatcccaagacaaatttgcttatgtggcaagtatttaatgatgaaagaggtgcttgtggtaacataatatgttactgtaacatagcgcttcccgaggcaaaatgagtctatgacctaataaatgaagcaatctatgatactagtattatgttactttgcactatggaggtagtaacttagactagtgtcatatgcatgacattagtataagttactccccagtaTGACTAGtcttagtcccaacttataagtcacaagtccctaaaaagtctctaCCTGTTTGGTTACTGGGACTTATAAGTCTCTATAAGACCATATtataactataagtccctataaatCCCTCCTTcaaagtcttatttcataagtcccaaatgcccactttaagtccctataaatcCCCCCTGTTGGTTTAGATGAGACTTATAAGGACTTATTTAAGTCCCTAGACCAAtaatccctggaaacaaacaccctcttaaTCTCCTGCTTAAAAGAATGACAGAAATGCTACTCCTAGCAAAAGAATTGAACACGTCAGGATTTGTCATGCTTGCTGAAGGGAATTGCCAGGCTCGTGACACATAAAAAGTTGATTTGTCATGTTTAAAAATCCAagatttatattgttgttaaaaaAGGATGCGTTTAGCAAGTGGCCGTTGGCTTACTAGTAATCCGGAATGGTTGGCCAGCCTTAAAAAGTGTTGGTCCCCTCTACTACTAACTCATATTAGGAAAAGTACCCATATAAACAGGTGTGAACACATTTAATTTATATTTCATTCTTCTTAAGATGTGTATAGTGAGTGGCCGTTGGCTCGCTACTAATTCGGAGTGGTTGGGTGTTGGTCCCCCCAATCCATACTAGGAAAAATATCTATGTGAATAAGTGTGAACACATTTAATTCATATTGGTCGTTGTATCGTTAGTACTAGAAAAAAATCCATATGGATATGTGTGAACGCATTTAATTTAGATTTTTTTTTCTAAAAGGATGTGTCTGGTGAGTGCTTATTGGCTCGCTAGTAATCCGGAgtgtttgaccagatttgaaaaGTGTTGGTCCACTAATTCATATTACTAGGAAAAGCAATCCATTGCATTGAACAAGTATGAATACATTTATTTCATGTTTTTAATTTTTTAAAGCCATAAGTTTTGAATTGAAACCGAAATTAAAATCCATTTTCACTGCTGGAATTCTCTCGATGTGCTCTTCGAAACTATATCCCATTGGGTATGTTTCGATGAATTGTGTGTGTGTAATTTAGTCCCTATTAGGTGGGATGCAGAGGAAGAGCACACGGTGACGACGCCCACCACAATCTAAGCCAGTCCTCGTTTGTTTGAGGATAGTGCAACTTTACATTAAATTGACAGCAATTTCACAATACAACGCTTTGCGTATATGCCAATAGTAAAGAGCTGTCCACACCCATTCAATTTATTGGACAGTGCATTTAATTGATGCAGTGTCTGACAAAGTAGTGCAAATTTCAATGGAGAGTTGATTGAAAATAAAGGAATGTGAACGTGCCAGGCAACTTACAGTGGAAAGGTAAAATGGTAAAACGTAAAATAAAAGATGCAGCTACAAAGACTTGGTACAAATAACGTCTGATTAAGTGTACATATAAAATTACATGATCAAGGTTGAATGGTTGATAATACAAATTAACTAATACAAACCATAAATATGTCCAAAATACCATATCTCCAGCAAAAGCACTATTTCTTCCACTCGTACTAAACTACACGAcataatatgtactccctccatttttatatacaaggccactatcaaaataacaatttgcagatatacaaggccattaacactaatcgatgcaatattaatggtgtttgcctcggagtactagcaaaggaggacattaactaTCTTTTGCATGCATGGGGGAGTGG
This portion of the Triticum dicoccoides isolate Atlit2015 ecotype Zavitan chromosome 7A, WEW_v2.0, whole genome shotgun sequence genome encodes:
- the LOC119329970 gene encoding berberine bridge enzyme-like 26 gives rise to the protein MATLRGRGLALAFLASLLLSVHLAMASSDDFLQCVRDKIPGELVYTQCSSSFSGVLVNYIKNAKFVNTTAKPLCIVTPTDASHVQAAIRCGRGHGVRLRVRSGGHDYEGLSYRSARQEVFGLLDLAALRAVSVDEAASTAWVESGATIGELYYAVAKNNPRLAFPSGECPTIGVGGHFSGGGIGMMMRKYGLSIDRVVDAKLVNANGELLDRAGMGEDLFWAIRGGGGGNFGVVLSWKVQLVPVPATVTVFNIAKTLEQGAVDILTRWQDVAPALPSELTITVMVTGQQAVFRALYLGECGSLASTMRDRFPELNMTSADCQPMTWLQSAALSFFSFTNSKPVEDVLLPRPASPSTFSKGKSDYVRQAIPKAVWKEVYASWFTMKGAGVIVLEPHGGYMCGVPEDATPYPHRRGVLYVIQYIAYWMSADGEPAATSWLDGFYGFMAHHVTKHPREAYVNFRDLDIGQNALEEEDGLGAAENARFWGQRYFLGNYEKLAKVKAAVDPTNFFRNEQSIPPMRNQPRE